A stretch of the Sphingosinithalassobacter tenebrarum genome encodes the following:
- a CDS encoding putative bifunctional diguanylate cyclase/phosphodiesterase — protein MPILLFATFAPHLLAGSESIVPTHYGWHLVDALFATMMATALIYLLLLVRRTRRLKQELELRARAEESVARLIRFDSISGLPNRGSMLDAIAKTIAQAGPDERTSVLWIDLDRFRPINDLHGHACGDHALKTIGSRLEQLCENRAFAARISGDEFACVLTHRSDTNTIEQLAHDLLREISRPIQFRNGVVQLTASIGIAGTPSCPADGERLLRAAAFAGERSMRSGPGKFAFFEPEMDAAMNDRAALEIDMRAGIQRGEFIPYFQPIVSLRSGKLHGFECLARWRHPTRGFVSPDVFIPIAEDVGLIQDLSYAILSAACREAREWPAELTLSVNISPLQLTDSWLPERILRTLCETGFPAQRLIVEITESRLVGDFEAARAILTSLRNAGVQIALDDFGTGYSGLKHLRELQFNRVKIDRSFVENIETQENRAIIASILRLSEGLKLTVTAEGVEDARQAAALEALGCPLAQGYLFGRPGDARSALEHARAALARHAPRLPQAHRASADPIPATRIPAPRLFAAKG, from the coding sequence GTGCCGATTCTTCTTTTCGCTACCTTCGCCCCGCATCTCCTTGCCGGCTCCGAGAGCATCGTGCCCACCCATTATGGCTGGCACCTCGTCGACGCGCTCTTCGCCACGATGATGGCGACGGCACTCATCTATCTCCTGCTGCTGGTGCGGCGAACCCGACGGCTCAAGCAGGAACTGGAGTTGCGCGCACGCGCGGAGGAAAGCGTCGCACGGCTGATCCGGTTCGATTCGATCTCCGGGCTGCCCAATCGCGGCTCGATGCTCGACGCGATCGCCAAAACCATCGCCCAAGCCGGACCTGATGAACGGACTTCGGTCCTCTGGATCGATCTGGACAGGTTCCGGCCCATAAACGACCTGCACGGCCACGCATGCGGCGATCATGCGTTGAAGACGATCGGTAGCCGGCTGGAACAGCTGTGCGAGAACCGCGCGTTCGCCGCGCGGATCAGCGGTGACGAATTCGCATGTGTCCTCACGCATCGCTCGGATACCAACACGATCGAGCAGCTGGCGCATGACCTGCTGCGCGAGATTTCCCGGCCCATTCAGTTCCGTAACGGAGTGGTGCAGCTCACCGCCTCGATCGGAATCGCCGGCACGCCCAGCTGCCCGGCGGACGGGGAACGTTTGCTGCGCGCGGCCGCGTTCGCCGGCGAGCGTTCGATGCGCAGCGGGCCGGGCAAGTTCGCTTTCTTCGAACCGGAAATGGATGCGGCGATGAATGACCGCGCCGCGCTCGAAATCGATATGCGAGCGGGCATTCAGCGGGGGGAATTCATCCCCTATTTCCAGCCGATTGTTTCGCTCCGGTCGGGTAAGCTGCACGGTTTCGAATGTCTGGCGCGCTGGCGCCACCCGACGCGCGGATTCGTTTCGCCGGATGTCTTCATTCCGATCGCAGAGGATGTCGGGCTGATCCAAGATCTGAGCTACGCCATCCTGAGCGCGGCGTGCCGCGAAGCGCGCGAGTGGCCGGCCGAACTGACTCTCTCGGTCAACATCTCCCCGCTGCAGCTGACCGACAGCTGGCTTCCCGAACGCATCTTGCGCACACTGTGCGAAACCGGCTTTCCCGCGCAACGGCTGATCGTCGAGATCACCGAAAGCCGGCTGGTCGGCGATTTCGAAGCGGCGCGCGCGATCCTGACGTCGCTGCGCAATGCCGGCGTCCAGATCGCGCTCGACGATTTCGGCACCGGATATTCGGGCCTCAAGCATCTGCGCGAACTGCAGTTCAATCGCGTCAAGATCGATCGCAGCTTTGTCGAGAACATCGAAACGCAGGAGAACCGCGCGATCATCGCATCAATCCTGCGGCTGAGCGAGGGACTGAAGCTGACCGTGACGGCCGAAGGCGTCGAGGATGCGCGCCAGGCTGCAGCGCTGGAGGCGCTGGGTTGCCCGTTGGCGCAGGGCTATCTGTTCGGCCGGCCCGGCGACGCGCGCTCGGCGCTCGAGCATGCGCGCGCAGCATTGGCGCGCCACGCGCCGCGGCTGCCGCAGGCGCATCGCGCTTCGGCCGACCCCATCCCGGCCACGCGCATTCCTGCCCCCCGTCTTTTCGCCGCCAAGGGGTGA
- a CDS encoding bifunctional aminoglycoside phosphotransferase/ATP-binding protein: MAAPKAQEHADPQAELLAFLEGGEPLGPVERRIDTHGAHVLLTRDRAWKMKRAAHYAYLDFSTRDRRREALEAELRLNRRTAPELYLGMAPVTRGSDGALALGGEGEPVEWLLEMRRFPDDALLDDIAARKGLEPPLLTALADRIVALHAEAERYSGGDGAARIAAILDGNRRSFADVADVIPAEQAQALDTLQRAELDRCAARLDARARAGRIRHGHGDLHLRNIALIDGAPVLFDCLEFDAELATVDVLYDLAFLLMDLWHRGQRIDANIVANRYLDVSPQGAGGYSLLPLFLSIRAAIRGHVAAAAARSTGEETKIAEARDYCRLAADLLAPAAPRLVAVGGLSGTGKSSVARLIGAWIGRAPGARVLRSDVFRKRLAGVSPETRLPPESYTAAASDHTYEALFESAEDHLRCGSSVILDAVFSSRSEREVAQMIAERDRVPFHGIWLEAPEQERIARVSVRSGDASDAGPTVARDQSRKSVGDLGSWLRLRANRPLDIVAQAARAFLERRRR; encoded by the coding sequence ATGGCAGCGCCGAAGGCGCAGGAACATGCCGATCCGCAGGCGGAACTGCTTGCCTTTCTGGAAGGCGGCGAACCGCTGGGCCCGGTCGAACGCCGCATCGATACGCACGGCGCGCATGTGCTGCTGACGCGCGATCGCGCGTGGAAGATGAAGCGCGCAGCGCACTACGCCTATCTGGATTTCTCAACGCGCGATCGCCGCCGCGAGGCACTGGAAGCCGAATTGCGGCTCAACCGCCGTACCGCGCCGGAGCTCTATCTCGGCATGGCCCCGGTCACACGCGGCTCCGACGGCGCACTGGCGCTGGGCGGCGAAGGCGAGCCGGTCGAATGGCTGCTGGAAATGCGGCGCTTCCCCGATGATGCGCTGCTCGACGACATCGCCGCCCGCAAGGGACTCGAACCACCGCTGCTGACAGCGCTCGCCGATCGGATCGTCGCGCTCCATGCCGAAGCCGAACGCTATTCCGGCGGTGATGGCGCGGCGCGCATCGCGGCGATCCTCGACGGCAACCGGCGCAGCTTCGCCGATGTGGCGGATGTCATTCCGGCCGAGCAGGCGCAGGCGCTCGACACGCTGCAGCGCGCGGAGCTGGACCGCTGTGCCGCCCGGCTCGATGCCCGGGCGCGCGCCGGACGCATCCGGCACGGACATGGCGACCTGCATCTGCGCAACATCGCGCTGATCGATGGCGCGCCGGTGCTGTTCGATTGCCTCGAATTCGATGCCGAGCTCGCTACGGTCGACGTCCTCTACGATCTGGCGTTCCTGCTGATGGACCTGTGGCATCGCGGCCAGCGGATCGATGCGAACATCGTCGCCAACCGCTATCTGGACGTCAGCCCGCAGGGAGCCGGCGGATACAGCCTGCTGCCGCTTTTCCTGTCGATCCGGGCGGCAATTCGCGGCCATGTGGCCGCCGCCGCGGCGCGATCGACCGGAGAAGAGACAAAGATTGCCGAAGCACGCGACTATTGTCGCCTCGCCGCCGATCTACTCGCGCCCGCGGCACCGCGGCTGGTGGCCGTGGGCGGCCTTTCCGGGACCGGCAAATCCTCGGTCGCGCGGCTGATCGGCGCCTGGATCGGCCGGGCGCCCGGCGCGCGGGTGCTGCGCAGCGACGTGTTCCGCAAGCGGCTGGCCGGCGTGTCGCCCGAAACCCGGCTGCCCCCCGAAAGCTATACCGCCGCCGCGTCCGATCACACCTACGAAGCCTTGTTCGAATCGGCCGAGGACCATCTGCGCTGCGGCTCCAGCGTGATTCTCGACGCGGTCTTTTCCAGCCGCAGCGAACGCGAGGTCGCGCAGATGATTGCCGAGCGCGATCGCGTGCCCTTTCACGGCATCTGGCTGGAAGCACCCGAACAGGAACGCATCGCGCGCGTTTCGGTGCGCAGCGGCGACGCCTCCGACGCCGGACCCACAGTCGCGCGCGATCAATCGCGCAAATCGGTGGGCGATCTGGGAAGCTGGCTGCGGCTGCGTGCCAACCGACCGCTCGATATCGTAGCACAGGCGGCGCGCGCATTCCTCGAGCGGCGCAGGCGATGA
- a CDS encoding FdhF/YdeP family oxidoreductase gives MRGIASIARQERPSSDALDTLRRLNKPGGVMCTSCAWTRPADTHIVEFCENGAKATLWDLTSRRCTPEFFANHSVTELREWSDHDLEQAGRLTHPMRYDAASDKYVPVGWEEAFAQIGKALQALDPQSTIFYASGRASLETSYLYALFARLYGHNNLADSSNMCHETTSVGLKKVTGSAVGTCSLDDFTKCDAIFFFGQNPGTNSPRLLHPLRQAAKRGCRIVTFNPIREKGLIEFRNPQSPMEMLAGGKTRISELYFQPRPGSDIAVMMGICKYVIAEKDGALLDTAFLEEHCTGFEAFRAKVEATSWEDIEAETGLSRHDLKQAADVYCNADRVIGVYGMGVTQHVRGFETIGMFVNLLALRGNIGREGAGMSPVRGHSNVQGQRTVGISEKPELVPLDRLRSIFNFDPPTQPGLATVEACEGMISGKVKAFIGLGGNFVRAIPETERMEAAWQNMALTVQIATRLNRSHLINGKSAWLLPCLVRSEADVQAGGPQVVSMEDSMSQIHASIGKAKPASAFLKSEIAIIAGIAKATLPPKDEIKWDEWTADYGKVRDLIEATYPDMFADYNTRMYQPGGFFRGNAARERIWKTDSGKLEITMPEGLNSCGFADAPGRYRLMTLRSNDQFNTTIYGYSDRLRGIEGTRDVLLISPAEMEAAGLVAGQLVSLVSDAEDGIHREVGGLAVTPFDLPRGCVAGYYPELNPLIPLSHHDKLAQTPASKSVPVRIVA, from the coding sequence ATGCGCGGTATTGCCAGCATCGCGCGCCAGGAACGCCCCTCCTCCGATGCGCTCGACACGCTGCGGCGATTGAACAAGCCGGGCGGCGTCATGTGCACCTCCTGCGCCTGGACCCGCCCCGCCGACACGCACATCGTCGAATTCTGCGAAAACGGCGCCAAGGCGACTCTGTGGGATCTGACCAGCCGGCGCTGCACGCCCGAATTCTTCGCCAACCACAGCGTCACCGAACTGCGTGAGTGGAGCGACCATGATCTGGAGCAGGCCGGGCGACTGACGCACCCGATGCGCTACGATGCCGCAAGCGACAAATATGTCCCCGTCGGCTGGGAAGAGGCGTTCGCGCAGATCGGCAAGGCGTTGCAGGCGCTCGATCCGCAATCGACGATCTTCTATGCCTCTGGGCGGGCCAGCCTCGAAACCAGCTATCTCTACGCGCTGTTCGCCCGGCTCTACGGCCACAACAATCTCGCCGACAGCTCGAACATGTGCCACGAAACCACGTCGGTGGGACTTAAGAAAGTCACCGGCTCGGCGGTCGGCACGTGCTCGCTCGACGATTTCACCAAATGCGACGCGATCTTCTTCTTCGGTCAAAATCCGGGGACCAACAGCCCGCGTCTCCTCCATCCGCTGCGCCAGGCAGCAAAGCGCGGCTGCCGGATCGTCACCTTCAATCCGATCCGCGAAAAGGGGCTGATCGAATTCCGCAATCCGCAAAGCCCGATGGAAATGCTGGCCGGCGGCAAGACGCGGATATCGGAACTCTATTTTCAGCCACGGCCCGGCAGCGACATCGCCGTAATGATGGGCATCTGCAAATATGTGATCGCCGAGAAGGACGGCGCACTGCTCGACACAGCGTTTCTCGAAGAACATTGCACGGGATTCGAGGCATTCCGCGCAAAGGTGGAAGCCACCAGCTGGGAAGATATCGAGGCCGAAACCGGGCTGTCGCGCCACGATCTGAAACAGGCGGCGGATGTCTATTGCAACGCCGATCGCGTGATAGGCGTCTATGGCATGGGCGTTACCCAGCATGTCCGCGGCTTCGAAACCATCGGCATGTTCGTCAATCTGCTCGCGCTGCGCGGCAATATCGGGCGCGAGGGCGCGGGCATGTCGCCGGTCCGCGGACACAGCAACGTGCAGGGCCAGCGCACCGTGGGCATTTCCGAAAAGCCCGAGCTGGTGCCGCTCGACCGCTTGCGGAGCATCTTCAACTTCGATCCGCCGACGCAACCGGGGCTGGCGACAGTCGAAGCGTGCGAAGGCATGATTTCGGGCAAGGTGAAGGCCTTTATCGGCCTGGGCGGCAATTTCGTGCGCGCCATCCCCGAAACCGAACGGATGGAAGCGGCGTGGCAGAACATGGCGCTGACCGTTCAGATCGCGACCCGGCTCAACCGCAGCCACCTGATCAACGGCAAGAGCGCCTGGCTGCTCCCCTGCCTCGTCCGGTCCGAAGCCGATGTTCAGGCGGGCGGGCCGCAGGTCGTTTCGATGGAAGACAGCATGAGCCAGATCCATGCCTCGATCGGCAAGGCGAAGCCCGCGAGCGCGTTCCTCAAATCCGAAATCGCGATCATCGCCGGTATCGCCAAGGCGACGCTGCCGCCCAAGGACGAAATCAAATGGGACGAATGGACCGCCGACTACGGCAAGGTCCGCGACCTGATCGAAGCGACCTATCCCGACATGTTCGCCGACTACAACACGCGCATGTACCAGCCCGGCGGCTTTTTCCGGGGCAATGCCGCGCGCGAGCGGATCTGGAAAACGGACAGCGGCAAGCTGGAAATCACGATGCCCGAAGGGCTGAACAGCTGCGGCTTTGCCGACGCGCCGGGCCGGTATCGCCTGATGACGCTCCGTTCGAACGATCAGTTCAACACGACGATCTATGGCTATTCGGACCGGCTGCGCGGGATTGAGGGTACGCGCGACGTGCTGCTGATCAGCCCCGCCGAAATGGAGGCCGCCGGGCTGGTCGCCGGGCAGCTGGTGTCCCTGGTCAGCGACGCGGAAGACGGCATTCACCGCGAAGTCGGCGGGCTGGCCGTCACCCCGTTCGATCTGCCGCGCGGTTGCGTCGCGGGCTATTATCCCGAGCTCAATCCGCTGATCCCGCTGTCGCATCACGACAAGCTGGCGCAGACGCCCGCGTCGAAATCGGTGCCGGTGCGGATCGTGGCCTAG
- a CDS encoding 1-phosphofructokinase family hexose kinase, whose amino-acid sequence MQPIVTLTMNPALDVTTGTDHVRPTHKLRCTTPRFDPGGGGINVARVIHALGGDATAVFPAGGPSGEKLKQLLTAIGVTIAPVPVAGATRESFTVDEAATGDQYRFVLPGAELTPSERQAIVAALENQPAPPAYIVASGSLPAGVSDNFYCIIGALCRRIGARMILDTSGAALAASEGCDAWLVKPSQREMEDLLGRELPDETAWIDGCRELIARGFATTVALSLGADGAMLVTEKESRRYRAPKVEVFSAVGAGDSMVAAITLALAHGLPVEEAFRHGMAAGAAALLTPATELVHRNDFERLLAQVE is encoded by the coding sequence ATGCAGCCGATCGTCACGCTCACCATGAACCCCGCGCTCGACGTCACGACCGGGACCGATCACGTACGACCGACTCACAAGCTGCGTTGTACCACCCCGCGCTTCGATCCGGGCGGCGGCGGAATCAACGTCGCGCGCGTCATCCATGCGCTGGGCGGCGATGCCACGGCGGTGTTCCCCGCGGGCGGCCCGTCCGGCGAGAAGCTCAAGCAGCTGCTGACCGCGATCGGAGTGACCATCGCGCCGGTTCCCGTCGCCGGCGCGACACGCGAGAGCTTCACGGTCGACGAGGCGGCCACCGGCGATCAGTATCGTTTCGTACTGCCCGGTGCCGAACTGACACCGTCCGAGCGGCAGGCGATCGTGGCGGCGCTGGAAAACCAGCCCGCTCCACCCGCCTACATCGTCGCAAGCGGCAGCCTGCCCGCAGGAGTAAGCGACAATTTCTATTGCATCATCGGGGCGCTGTGCCGCCGCATCGGCGCACGGATGATCCTCGATACCTCGGGCGCGGCGCTGGCCGCCTCGGAGGGTTGCGATGCCTGGCTGGTCAAGCCCAGCCAGCGCGAGATGGAGGATCTGCTGGGCCGCGAACTGCCGGATGAAACGGCATGGATCGACGGCTGCCGCGAATTGATCGCGCGCGGCTTCGCGACCACGGTTGCGCTGTCACTGGGCGCTGACGGAGCGATGCTCGTAACCGAGAAGGAGAGCCGCCGCTATCGCGCGCCGAAGGTGGAAGTCTTCAGCGCGGTCGGCGCCGGCGATTCGATGGTGGCCGCGATCACGCTGGCGCTGGCCCACGGCCTGCCGGTCGAGGAGGCATTCCGCCACGGTATGGCGGCAGGCGCCGCCGCGCTGCTGACACCGGCGACCGAGCTGGTACATCGCAACGATTTCGAACGCCTGCTGGCGCAAGTGGAATGA
- a CDS encoding patatin-like phospholipase family protein: MRPIFLGLLMLVTLSGCARGALDIDCPSFETMRRDLPYSQLEREIHGLGAEQTAPAPEQAELTKRVENTLPSDYDPAHPEAPTPTPILLLLSGGGQWGAFGAGYLNELRLRSDLPEFTVITGVSTGGLQSLFISVATTEAFDGLLAAYDPVRESDVVDRNPAWQAAFRGSLAGLEPLRRRLENALCPDDRIDDPSRDCMLDGLRALKGRKTVLIGFVNAENGRFQYVDAVDLAQLPRREARTCLTGAALASAAMPVFFQQVRINGVAYYDGGVRSSVFEASVAHTAALVTERRAILDALYNRVWVDRDARLPIYVVRNGPTTVEPDPAISNQPGPLSAALRAESIVVNQLEVGSISALRIEHPRGPLLLVTADGWEEAGCVKPGGGVMFDKGFMNCLTRYGAQKARVPDPWISLSQLPLRGQEPPAPPDS; encoded by the coding sequence ATGCGACCGATATTTCTCGGGCTTCTGATGCTCGTCACCTTGAGCGGCTGTGCACGCGGCGCGCTCGATATCGATTGCCCGAGCTTCGAAACGATGCGCCGCGACCTGCCCTATTCGCAGCTCGAACGCGAAATTCACGGGCTGGGCGCCGAGCAGACCGCGCCGGCCCCCGAACAGGCGGAGCTGACCAAGCGCGTCGAAAACACGCTGCCGTCCGATTATGACCCCGCCCATCCCGAAGCGCCGACGCCGACTCCCATCCTGCTGCTGCTGAGCGGCGGCGGGCAATGGGGGGCTTTCGGCGCGGGCTACCTCAACGAATTGCGGCTGCGCAGCGACTTGCCCGAATTCACCGTGATCACCGGAGTCAGCACCGGCGGATTGCAATCGCTGTTCATCTCGGTGGCGACGACCGAGGCCTTTGACGGCCTGCTCGCGGCCTATGATCCGGTGCGCGAAAGCGACGTGGTCGATCGCAACCCTGCCTGGCAGGCCGCGTTCCGGGGATCGCTCGCCGGGCTGGAGCCGTTGCGAAGGCGGCTCGAAAACGCGCTATGCCCGGACGACCGGATCGACGATCCCTCGCGCGATTGCATGCTCGACGGGCTGCGCGCACTGAAGGGCCGCAAGACGGTGCTGATCGGTTTCGTCAACGCCGAGAACGGGCGGTTCCAATATGTCGACGCAGTCGATCTGGCGCAGCTGCCCCGGCGCGAGGCACGCACCTGCCTGACCGGCGCGGCGCTGGCATCGGCGGCGATGCCGGTTTTCTTCCAGCAGGTGCGGATCAACGGCGTCGCCTATTATGACGGCGGCGTGCGCTCCTCCGTATTCGAAGCCTCGGTGGCGCATACCGCGGCGCTGGTGACCGAAAGACGCGCGATCCTCGATGCGCTCTACAACCGCGTCTGGGTCGATCGCGACGCACGGCTGCCCATCTATGTCGTTCGCAACGGACCCACTACGGTCGAGCCCGATCCCGCCATCAGCAACCAGCCCGGCCCGCTTTCCGCCGCGCTGCGCGCCGAAAGCATCGTCGTCAACCAGCTCGAGGTCGGATCGATCTCGGCGCTGCGGATCGAGCATCCACGCGGGCCGCTGCTGCTGGTCACGGCGGACGGATGGGAGGAAGCGGGCTGCGTCAAACCCGGCGGAGGGGTGATGTTCGACAAGGGCTTCATGAACTGCCTTACCCGCTATGGTGCACAAAAGGCGCGTGTTCCCGATCCCTGGATATCGCTGTCGCAACTGCCGCTTCGCGGACAGGAGCCGCCGGCACCACCCGACAGTTGA
- a CDS encoding helix-turn-helix domain-containing protein, giving the protein MKSSAASGDNGAAIVTAAHIPIDLYRAVVFPNRMRELRRSRGYPKLLPLSASIPDIPYIRLSKIERGEVIARAEELRAIGAALGVAPVELLIDIGAPDFDIARWAEPFRDSSDVDLAEERFAVLLGAAVRALRSQDAALTIAAIERDHGLPPVNLSRLENAQKTFPRWNAAVRQALYSLFGVRDEAALRARVVDRYERGELDDFLADVSSSEERLARSRERIAQLREAVTDGSALGGTRPDRTAPPRPAPPPAAAPPAAAVAGIPVYSGNLPGGLIAPERTSERASTPTAVGPDAFAVRTTRAVLGPGLPVHTLLVADPARSPAPGGIVLLREEAGWRLLAVESNRDGGMTGFSLNPDYEIALDDCDPARLAPVVSATFQ; this is encoded by the coding sequence ATGAAGAGCAGCGCGGCCAGTGGCGACAATGGCGCCGCCATTGTCACGGCGGCACATATTCCCATCGATTTGTATCGCGCGGTCGTATTTCCCAATCGCATGCGCGAACTGCGCCGCTCACGCGGCTATCCCAAGTTGCTGCCGCTTTCGGCATCGATTCCCGATATTCCCTATATCCGCCTGTCCAAGATCGAGCGCGGCGAAGTCATCGCGCGAGCGGAGGAATTGCGCGCGATCGGTGCGGCGCTCGGCGTTGCCCCGGTCGAATTGCTGATTGATATCGGCGCACCCGATTTCGACATCGCACGCTGGGCCGAGCCGTTTCGCGACAGCAGCGACGTCGATCTTGCCGAGGAACGCTTCGCGGTGCTGCTCGGCGCCGCAGTGCGCGCGCTGCGCTCGCAGGACGCGGCACTCACCATCGCGGCGATCGAACGCGATCACGGACTGCCGCCGGTCAATCTGTCGCGACTGGAAAATGCGCAGAAGACATTCCCGCGCTGGAACGCGGCGGTGCGCCAAGCGCTCTATTCGCTCTTCGGCGTGCGGGACGAAGCCGCACTGCGCGCACGGGTTGTCGATCGTTATGAACGTGGCGAGCTGGACGATTTCCTTGCCGACGTATCCAGTTCCGAGGAACGGCTTGCACGCAGCCGCGAACGCATCGCGCAACTGCGCGAAGCAGTGACCGACGGCAGCGCCCTGGGGGGCACCCGGCCCGATCGCACGGCGCCACCACGCCCTGCGCCGCCGCCTGCCGCCGCTCCGCCGGCCGCCGCCGTCGCGGGAATTCCGGTCTATTCGGGTAATCTGCCCGGCGGACTGATCGCTCCCGAGAGGACGTCGGAGCGCGCGAGTACGCCCACCGCGGTCGGCCCCGATGCCTTTGCCGTGCGGACGACCCGCGCGGTGCTGGGTCCGGGGTTGCCGGTCCACACGCTGCTGGTCGCCGATCCGGCCCGCTCTCCCGCGCCGGGCGGCATCGTCCTGTTGCGCGAGGAGGCTGGCTGGCGGCTGCTCGCGGTGGAATCGAACCGGGATGGCGGGATGACCGGCTTCTCGCTGAACCCCGATTACGAGATCGCACTCGACGACTGCGATCCCGCTCGGCTTGCCCCAGTGGTTAGCGCAACCTTTCAATAG
- a CDS encoding sigma factor-like helix-turn-helix DNA-binding protein — translation MSKVTIALEAAVASVLENMPKDGEQTRRQRANVDRAYADILKLIAPRIRHFIRQYGLTAHWEDAEQCCAIAVHRAIQAYDPSKAQFTTFINWQLRGELQSLRFRLMTDQRPSAKKVEATTVSLNALATSADGEEMSPETLIEDEFAEERTEAGASDFLADNAIDALVDAYVDHLRKVGMEQLRRRPRPKRRERVQNDGPRLRLATHGIDPEELEKLEAKLERDREIVARRVFEAATLDDLANDTGVTKERVRQITKRATKAMAELAATDPRFAVMAEYKTAAPARPKPRRAAEKQSAAPLLPNADNAHNRLTRVVAIDPAALPAEAAMHAGLEAGFSELFAAPAAATRH, via the coding sequence ATGTCCAAAGTCACGATCGCTCTTGAAGCCGCAGTCGCTTCGGTTCTGGAAAACATGCCGAAGGACGGCGAGCAGACCCGGCGCCAGCGCGCCAATGTGGACCGCGCCTATGCCGATATCCTCAAGCTGATCGCACCGCGCATCCGCCATTTCATCCGTCAGTACGGCCTGACCGCCCATTGGGAGGATGCCGAGCAGTGCTGCGCGATCGCAGTGCACCGTGCGATTCAGGCCTATGACCCTTCCAAGGCCCAGTTCACGACCTTCATCAACTGGCAGCTTCGCGGCGAACTGCAGAGCCTGCGCTTCCGCCTTATGACCGACCAGCGCCCCTCGGCGAAGAAGGTCGAGGCCACCACCGTTTCGCTCAACGCGCTGGCCACCAGCGCCGACGGCGAGGAAATGTCGCCCGAAACGCTGATCGAAGACGAGTTCGCCGAAGAACGCACCGAAGCCGGTGCTTCCGATTTCCTGGCCGACAACGCCATCGACGCGCTGGTCGACGCCTATGTCGACCACCTGCGCAAGGTTGGCATGGAGCAGCTGCGCCGCCGCCCGCGTCCCAAGCGCCGCGAACGCGTTCAGAATGACGGCCCGCGCCTTCGCCTCGCGACGCACGGGATCGACCCCGAGGAGCTGGAAAAGCTCGAAGCCAAGCTCGAACGCGACCGCGAAATCGTCGCGCGCCGCGTGTTCGAAGCCGCAACGCTCGACGATCTCGCCAACGATACCGGCGTGACCAAGGAACGCGTGCGCCAGATCACCAAGCGCGCAACCAAGGCAATGGCCGAGCTAGCCGCGACCGACCCGCGCTTTGCCGTTATGGCCGAATACAAGACCGCTGCGCCGGCGCGTCCCAAACCGCGCCGCGCCGCCGAAAAGCAGTCGGCCGCGCCGCTCCTGCCGAACGCCGACAACGCGCATAACCGCCTGACCCGCGTAGTGGCGATCGACCCCGCCGCGCTTCCGGCCGAGGCAGCGATGCATGCCGGCCTTGAAGCAGGCTTCTCCGAACTCTTCGCCGCGCCGGCCGCTGCCACGCGTCACTGA
- a CDS encoding dTMP kinase, with protein MGLLVAIEGADGVGKNTTANALREALIAQGRSAELISFPRYGETVAGVTIGRFLADELDVPMSVNAAAVLYALDRLEWRDRLTAALDTNDVVVLDRYVASNMAYQGAKVPPEEARALMAWILELETGQFALPAPALNVYLDTPWDLARELILKKAQRSYTDRSYDVHEEDVALQQRVRANYEAIARDGLLGRWSVVQASQDGAMRPTARIVADILTAIES; from the coding sequence ATGGGTTTGCTCGTCGCGATCGAAGGCGCGGACGGTGTCGGCAAGAACACCACCGCCAATGCCCTGCGCGAAGCGCTGATCGCGCAGGGACGCAGCGCCGAACTGATTTCCTTTCCCCGCTATGGCGAAACCGTTGCGGGCGTGACGATCGGCCGGTTCCTGGCCGACGAACTCGACGTACCGATGAGCGTGAACGCGGCTGCGGTACTCTATGCGCTCGACCGGCTCGAGTGGCGCGACCGGCTCACCGCCGCGCTCGACACCAATGATGTCGTCGTGCTCGATCGCTATGTCGCGTCGAACATGGCCTATCAGGGGGCCAAGGTCCCGCCTGAAGAGGCGCGCGCGCTGATGGCGTGGATCCTCGAACTCGAAACCGGGCAATTCGCCCTGCCCGCGCCCGCGCTAAACGTCTATCTCGACACGCCCTGGGATCTGGCCCGTGAGCTGATCCTGAAAAAGGCGCAGCGCAGCTACACCGATCGCAGCTATGACGTGCACGAGGAAGACGTCGCGCTGCAGCAGCGGGTACGCGCCAATTACGAAGCGATCGCGCGTGACGGCCTGCTCGGCCGCTGGTCGGTGGTTCAGGCAAGCCAGGACGGCGCGATGCGGCCAACGGCGCGGATCGTCGCCGATATCCTGACGGCGATCGAGAGCTGA